A genomic window from Lotus japonicus ecotype B-129 chromosome 1, LjGifu_v1.2 includes:
- the LOC130721468 gene encoding NAC domain-containing protein 21/22-like has protein sequence MGRDLESLEIRAAGSGYWRVVEKGKDIHIPQNDQVMGKRNTLVFWEVQGSQARLTKWVMHEFRLVLIANSSKHKIQMEDWVVYRILKKKDTKKVKNPRGTNDHSSSGAITDDESEEVINFNAESDSFLGLL, from the exons ATGGGCCGTGATCTTGAAAGCCTTGAGATCAGAGCTGCTGGAAGTGGCTACTGGAGGGTTGTAGAGAAAGGAAAAGACATTCATATCCCTCAGAACGATCAAGTGATGGGGAAGAGGAACACCTTGGTTTTTTGGGAGGTGCAAGGATCCCAAGCTAGACTAACCAAATGGGTGATGCATGAGTTTCGCCTTGTGTTAATAGCTAATTCATCTAAG CACAAAATTCAGATGGAAGACTGGGTTGTGTATcgcattttaaaaaaaaaagatacaaaGAAGGTGAAGAATCCAAGAGGGACTAATGACCATAGCTCTAGTGGAGCTATAACTGATGATGAAAGTGAGGAAGTCATTAATTTCAATGCTGAGAGTGATAGTTTCTTAGGCCTTCTCTGA
- the LOC130721459 gene encoding NAC domain-containing protein 83-like, with the protein MTSFEMQEGLITYDTNGSINLLPGYMFDPTNEVLVDFYLKRRIFAQPLPVQIIPDFDVFQIEPWGLPGDGKIFNERKCFFYNTMGRDLGCLNMRTAGIGHWKVVEIAKDVPIPQSNEVIGKRNTLVFWEVQGACYRKTKWVMHEFRLVSTLNPSKMANWVVYRIFQKNDSKNVKKVEESNVESFNYDRIDGSVEVIDFKKENKNFSCLTSMTPSFK; encoded by the exons ATGACATCCTTTGAGATGCAAGAGGGCCTCATAACTTATGACACAAATGGGAGTATTAATTTGCTACCTGGATACATGTTTGATCCCACTAATGAAGTTCTTGTGGATTTCTACCTTAAGAGGAGGATCTTTGCTCAACCTCTTCCTGTTCAAATAATTCCAGATTTTGATGTGTTTCAGATTGAGCCTTGGGGGCTTCCCGGAG ATGGAAAGATTTTCAATGAACGCAAGTGCTTCTTCTATAACACCATGGGACGTGACCTTGGATGCCTTAACATGAGAACAGCTGGGATTGGCCATTGGAAGGTTGTGGAGATAGCCAAAGATGTTCCTATCCCTCAAAGCAATGAGGTGATTGGGAAGAGAAACACCCTAGTTTTCTGGGAGGTACAAGGAGCATGTTATAGAAAGACCAAATGGGTGATGCATGAGTTTCGCCTTGTGTCAACACTTAACCCATCTAAG ATGGCAAATTGGGTTGTGTACCGCATCTTTCAGAAAAATGATTCAAAAAATGTAAAGAAAGTAGAAGAGTCTAATGTGGAGAGCTTCAACTATGACAGAATTGATGGAAGTGTTGAGGTCATTGATTTTAAAAAGGAGAATAAAAATTTCTCATGTCTTACCTCGATGACCCCTTCCTTTAAGTGA
- the LOC130729747 gene encoding glycerophosphodiester phosphodiesterase GDPD1, chloroplastic-like, with product MAALKAVHVSDVPCLDHVPESPSFALYSSRFSNAAPRSSASFKLPKFVVVGHRGHGMNMLQSSDRRMSAIKENSIASFNAAAAFPLDFIEFDVQVTRDDCPVIFHDDFILSQENGTVFEKRMTELSLAEFLSYGPQREEGMEGKVLLRKTKDGKVLPWDVEQDASLCTLQEAFQDVEPSLGFNIELKFDDHIVYEEDYLVHVLQAILKVVFEYAKDRPIIFSTFQPDAALLVKKLQSIYPVFFLTNGGCELYEDVRRNSLDEALKLSLENGLDGIVSEIKGVFRSPEAVTKIKESQLCLLTYGKLNNVPEAVHMQHMMGIDGVIVDFVQEITEAVGDMVKPAKGGDDEEGLTEGIGKVQVNNTKPKFSQQELSFILKLIPQLIQI from the exons ATGGCTGCTCTCAAGGCCGTTCATGTCTCCGACGTCCCATGCCTCGATCACGTGCCGGAGAGCCCCTCCTTCGCCCTCTACTCCTCCCGCTTCTCCAACGCCGCCCCCCGCTCCTCCGCCTCCTTCAAATTGCCTAAATTCGTCGTCGTCGGTCACCGTGGTCACGGCATGAACATGCTCCAATCCTCCGATCGCAGAATGTCTGCCATCAAAGAAAACTCCATCGCCTCCTTCAACGCCGCCGCCGCTTTCCCCCTCGATTTCATCGAATTCGACGTTCAG GTGACAAGAGATGACTGTCCAGTCATTTTCCATGACGATTTCATCCTCTCTCAAGAAAAT GGTACTGTGTTTGAGAAGAGGATGACAGAGTTGAGTCTTGCTGAGTTTCTTTCATATGGTCCTCAAAGAGAGGAAGGGATGGAAGGGAAAGTGTTGCTGAGGAAAACCAAAGATGGGAAGGTTTTGCCATgggatgttgaacaggatgcaTCGCTCTGCACTCTTCAAGAAGCGTTTCAAGATGTGGAGCCTTCTCTGGGGTTTAATATTGAGTTGAAGTTTGATGATCATATTGTGTATGAGGAAGATTATCTTGTTCATGTTCTTCAGGCCATCTTGAAG GTTGTGTTTGAATATGCTAAGGACAGGCCTATTATTTTCTCTACTTTCCAGCCAGATGCTGCTTTGCTTGTGAAGAAATTGCAGAGCATTTACCCT GTGTTCTTCTTGACAAATGGAGGTTGTGAGCTTTATGAAGATGTGAGGAGGAACTCTTTGGATGAGGCTTTGAAACTCAGTTTGGAGAATGGGTTGGACGGAATTGTCTCTGAGATTAAAGGGGTATTTAGAAGTCCTGAAGCAGTTACCAAAATCAAGGAGTCTCAGCTTTGTCTTCTTACCTATGGAAAATTGAA CAATGTTCCTGAAGCAGTTCACATGCAGCATATGATGGGAATCGATGGGGTGATTGTGGATTTTGTCCAGGAAATAACAGAGGCAGTTGGGGATATGGTGAAGCCAGCAAAGGGTGGTGATGATGAAGAGGGTTTGACTGAAGGGATTGGGAAGGTGCAGGTCAACAACACAAAGCCTAAATTTTCGCAGCAGGagctttcttttattttgaaacTCATCCCACAATTGATACAGATTTGA